Proteins co-encoded in one Capsicum annuum cultivar UCD-10X-F1 chromosome 9, UCD10Xv1.1, whole genome shotgun sequence genomic window:
- the LOC124886963 gene encoding B3 domain-containing protein At2g36080-like isoform X2, which produces MSINHISSELPETVWWTKQQQQQYIIDSSTNKSSSSLWPPPSQFYPPQTNTMFAFNLNNNSTSTINDEDEEQEQQEQEQEKEQNLEHQEIPKEHLFEKPLTPSDVGKLNRLVIPKQHAEKYFPLSGNNNNSNNNNNDSSTEKGLLLSFEDESGKSWRFRYSYWNSSQSYVLTKGWSRFVKEKRLDAGDIVMFERHRSDADRLFIGWRRRNTAVIPAAVAPLPPGMVGPGWAQVYYGGHPYPGPGAGLPYQPDCLHAGRRAMQNQTTASVNNNTRRQVRLFGVNLECEVDESSWSEPPPTPDGGGSSTSSHHHGQDQASQHYYQYQFQYSKPHVPAAASSYNNNNHHNHTDMNFSRDVNQMRYHQG; this is translated from the exons ATGTCCATAAACCATATTTCTTCAGAACTTCCAGAAACAGTGTGGTGgactaaacaacaacaacaacaatatatcatAGACTCCTCAACCAACAAATCCTCATCCTCTCTTTGGCCTCCTCCTTCTCAATTCTACCCACCTCAAACTAATACCATGTTCGCCTTCAACCTTAACAACAACAGTACTAGTACTATTAACGACGAGGATgaggaacaagaacaacaagaacaagaacaagaaaaagaacaaaatttgGAACATCAAGAAATCCCAAAAGAGCATTTGTTCGAGAAACCTCTAACACCTAGTGATGTTGGGAAGCTCAACAGGTTGGTCATCCCAAAACAGCACGCTGAGAAGTATTTTCCTCTCAGCGGAAACAACaataacagcaacaacaacaacaatgattcGAGTACTGAAAAGGGATTGTTATTGAGCTTCGAGGATGAGTCAGGAAAGTCATGGAGATTTCGATATTCTTACTGGAACAGTAGCCAGAGTTATGTATTGACCAAAGGTTGGAGCCGTTTTGTCAAGGAAAAAAGGCTTGATGCTGGTGATATTGTTATGTTCGAGCGACACCGGTCAGATGCTGACCGGCTATTTATTGGGTGGAGGCGGAGGAATACTGCAGTCATCC CTGCAGCAGTAGCTCCGCTTCCGCCAGGGATGGTGGGCCCTGGATGGGCCCAGGTATACTACGGTGGGCATCCTTATCCAGGGCCTGGTGCAGGTCTTCCATACCAACCTGACTGTCTTCATGCAG GAAGAAGAGCAATGCAGAACCAAACAACAGCAAGTGTGAACAATAATACAAGAAGACAGGTGAGGTTGTTCGGGGTTAACTTGGAATGCGAGGTCGATGAGTCATCATGGTCGGAGCCACCTCCGACCCCAGATGGTGGTGGCTCTTCCACATCGAGCCACCATCATGGTCAAGATCAAGCCAGCCAACACTATTATCAATACCAATTTCAGTATTCAAAGCCTCATGTTCCAGCAGCTGCATCTTCCTATAACAATAATAACCATCACAATCACACG GATATGAATTTCTCAAGAGATGTCAACCAGATGAGATATCACCAGGGATAA
- the LOC124886963 gene encoding B3 domain-containing protein At2g36080-like isoform X1: MSINHISSELPETVWWTKQQQQQYIIDSSTNKSSSSLWPPPSQFYPPQTNTMFAFNLNNNSTSTINDEDEEQEQQEQEQEKEQNLEHQEIPKEHLFEKPLTPSDVGKLNRLVIPKQHAEKYFPLSGNNNNSNNNNNDSSTEKGLLLSFEDESGKSWRFRYSYWNSSQSYVLTKGWSRFVKEKRLDAGDIVMFERHRSDADRLFIGWRRRNTAVIPAAAAAQDSCAAAVAPLPPGMVGPGWAQVYYGGHPYPGPGAGLPYQPDCLHAGRRAMQNQTTASVNNNTRRQVRLFGVNLECEVDESSWSEPPPTPDGGGSSTSSHHHGQDQASQHYYQYQFQYSKPHVPAAASSYNNNNHHNHTDMNFSRDVNQMRYHQG; this comes from the exons ATGTCCATAAACCATATTTCTTCAGAACTTCCAGAAACAGTGTGGTGgactaaacaacaacaacaacaatatatcatAGACTCCTCAACCAACAAATCCTCATCCTCTCTTTGGCCTCCTCCTTCTCAATTCTACCCACCTCAAACTAATACCATGTTCGCCTTCAACCTTAACAACAACAGTACTAGTACTATTAACGACGAGGATgaggaacaagaacaacaagaacaagaacaagaaaaagaacaaaatttgGAACATCAAGAAATCCCAAAAGAGCATTTGTTCGAGAAACCTCTAACACCTAGTGATGTTGGGAAGCTCAACAGGTTGGTCATCCCAAAACAGCACGCTGAGAAGTATTTTCCTCTCAGCGGAAACAACaataacagcaacaacaacaacaatgattcGAGTACTGAAAAGGGATTGTTATTGAGCTTCGAGGATGAGTCAGGAAAGTCATGGAGATTTCGATATTCTTACTGGAACAGTAGCCAGAGTTATGTATTGACCAAAGGTTGGAGCCGTTTTGTCAAGGAAAAAAGGCTTGATGCTGGTGATATTGTTATGTTCGAGCGACACCGGTCAGATGCTGACCGGCTATTTATTGGGTGGAGGCGGAGGAATACTGCAGTCATCCCTGCAGCTGCTGCAGCACAAGATAGTTGTGCTGCAGCAGTAGCTCCGCTTCCGCCAGGGATGGTGGGCCCTGGATGGGCCCAGGTATACTACGGTGGGCATCCTTATCCAGGGCCTGGTGCAGGTCTTCCATACCAACCTGACTGTCTTCATGCAG GAAGAAGAGCAATGCAGAACCAAACAACAGCAAGTGTGAACAATAATACAAGAAGACAGGTGAGGTTGTTCGGGGTTAACTTGGAATGCGAGGTCGATGAGTCATCATGGTCGGAGCCACCTCCGACCCCAGATGGTGGTGGCTCTTCCACATCGAGCCACCATCATGGTCAAGATCAAGCCAGCCAACACTATTATCAATACCAATTTCAGTATTCAAAGCCTCATGTTCCAGCAGCTGCATCTTCCTATAACAATAATAACCATCACAATCACACG GATATGAATTTCTCAAGAGATGTCAACCAGATGAGATATCACCAGGGATAA